The genomic interval CGTCTGGCCCCAGTTCCTGGCGGTGACGGTCGTCGGCATCGCCCTGTTCGCCTTCGCGGCGCTGCGGTTCCGGCGTTCCATCGCGACCAGCAAATGAAAGATCCCGCGGGCTGGGCGCCCGCGGCTTGATACGCCTTGCTCCCCGGATCGACGTCAGCGCGTCGAGCGCAGCACCTGGATGTCGAGGTCGCGGATCTTCTTGCGCAGGGTGTTGCGGTTGACGCCGAGCAGTTCCGCCGCCTTGATCTGGTTGCCGCGCGTCGCCGCCAGCGCGGCGCTGATCAGCGGATATTCGACCTCGCGCAGGATGCGGTGATAGAGACCCGGAGGCGGCAACGCATCGCCGAAGGTGTCGAAATAGGTGCCGAGATAGCGCTCGACCGAGGCGCCGAGATTGATTTCCTGCGCGCCGTCGCCTTCCAGGGGCGACACGGTCGGCTGGCTCAGTTCCTGCTCCAGCAGCGCCTCGCCGATGACGTCCTGCGGGTAGAGCGCGGCGAGACGCCGGACGAGGTTCTCCAGTTCGCGCACGTTGCCGGGCCAGCGGTAGCGACGCAGCAGGTTGAGTGCCCCTTGGTCGATCTGCTTGGGCGGCAGCCCCTCCTTCTCGGCCAGCGCGAAGAAATGGCGCACCAGGTCGGGGATGTCCTCGACGCGTTCGCGCAGCGGCGGCAGGCGGATCGGCACCACGTTGAGGCGGAAGAACAGGTCCTCGCGGAACAGGCCCTGGTTGATCAGCTGGCGCAGGTCCTTGTTGGTCGCCGCCACGATGCGCACGTCGGTCTTGATCGGGGTGCGCCCGCCAACGGTCGTGTATTCGCCCTGCTGCAGCACGCGCAGCAGGCGGGTCTGCGCCTCCATCGGCATGTCGCCGATCTCGTCGAGGAACAGGGTGCCGCCGTCGGCCTGCTCGAACCGGCCCGAGGAGCGGGCCTGGGCGCCAGTGAAGGCGCCCTTCTCGTGGCCGAACAGTTCGGCCTCGATCAGGTCGCGCGGGATCGCGGCCATGTTGATGGCGACGAAGGGGCCGTTGCGGCGCTTGCCGTAGTCGTGCAGTGCGCGCGCGACCAGTTCCTTGCCGGTGCCGCTCTCGCCGTTGATCATGACGGTCAGGTCGGTCTGCATCAGCCGGGCGAGCACCCGGTAGATCTCCTGCATGGCCGGCGAGCGACCGACCAGCGGGATCGCCTCGCCCATGTCGTCCATCTCGATCGGACGGCGCGCCTTCGGCTCCTCGAGTGCCCGGCTGATGATGCCAGTCAGTTCCTTCAGGTCGAAC from Polymorphum gilvum SL003B-26A1 carries:
- the ntrC gene encoding nitrogen regulation protein NR(I), translating into MPTGTILVADDDAAIRTVLNQALSRAGYTVRLTSNAATLWRWVSSGDGDLVVTDVVMPDENIFDVLPRIKKLRPDLPVIVMSAQNTFMTAIRASEKGAYEYLPKPFDLKELTGIISRALEEPKARRPIEMDDMGEAIPLVGRSPAMQEIYRVLARLMQTDLTVMINGESGTGKELVARALHDYGKRRNGPFVAINMAAIPRDLIEAELFGHEKGAFTGAQARSSGRFEQADGGTLFLDEIGDMPMEAQTRLLRVLQQGEYTTVGGRTPIKTDVRIVAATNKDLRQLINQGLFREDLFFRLNVVPIRLPPLRERVEDIPDLVRHFFALAEKEGLPPKQIDQGALNLLRRYRWPGNVRELENLVRRLAALYPQDVIGEALLEQELSQPTVSPLEGDGAQEINLGASVERYLGTYFDTFGDALPPPGLYHRILREVEYPLISAALAATRGNQIKAAELLGVNRNTLRKKIRDLDIQVLRSTR